One genomic window of Tachypleus tridentatus isolate NWPU-2018 chromosome 12, ASM421037v1, whole genome shotgun sequence includes the following:
- the LOC143233512 gene encoding uncharacterized protein LOC143233512, giving the protein MSRNIVFLSFQVTVFWCLITSGTQIRNKILFKKIEDMRGLMSTTLTTVRTTPIGCTGACLNDWRCYGVAVSPRSSKPQVCDLLGVNTEIISSPGWKIYWNSEKVTYRGLYVNSNSGSPTDPLVSWYADCNNDPSGIQNGVIVAFWDNNFSEEPDIDYLKCLHVHDPELPLLDTTQAEMFSTREDLVCPTDHVVTALHDDNWYFSNMDYFKCVHLMQPWTVNNATCKQITSTPSLEDGPIDDFSQWNFECPNLDQGYSVVVGVFTMDIDIRLTCCSLIQAL; this is encoded by the exons ATGTCTAGGAATATTGTATTCCTGTCCTTTCAAGTCACGGTTTTCTGGTGTCTTATTACTTCTGGCACACAAATACGAAATAAAATACTCTTTAAGAAAATCGAAGATATGCGAGGATTAATGTCCACTACACTGACAACTGTCCGAACCACGCCTATTGGTTGTACTGGAGCTTGTCTCAACGACTGGCGATGCTATGGAGTAGCAGTAAGCCCTCGCTCCTCGAAACCTCAGGTGTGTGACTTACTGGGGGTAAACACAGAGATTATTTCCAGTCCTGGTTGGAAAATTTATTGG AATAGCGAAAAGGTAACATACAGAGGTCTTTACGTGAACTCAAACTCTGGTAGTCCTACTGACCCACTGGTTTCATGGTATGCAGACTGCAATAATGACCCTAGTGGAATACAGAATGGTGTCATTGTGGCATTTTG GGATAACAACTTTTCGGAAGAACCTGATATAGATTACTTGAAATGTCTACACGTTCACGACCCTGAATTACCTTTATTAGACACAACACAAGCAGAAATGTTTTCAACAAGGGAAGACTTAGTTTGTCCAACTGATCACGTGGTCACTG CCCTCCACGATGATAATTGGTACTTCTCCAACATGGACTACTTCAAGTGTGTCCATCTGATGCAACCTTGGACAGTGAACAACGCGACTTGTAAGCAGATCACGAGCACACCGAGTTTAGAGGATGGACCGATTGACGATTTCAGCCAGTGGAACTTTGAATGTCCAAATCTTGACCAGGGTTATTCAGTAGTAGTTGGCGTGTTTACAATGGATATAGACATACGTTTAACGTGTTGTAGTTTGATTCAAGCATTATAA
- the LOC143233511 gene encoding uncharacterized protein LOC143233511 has product MSRNIVFLSFQVTVFWCLITSGTQIRNKMFFKKIEDMRGLMSTTLTTDRTTPIGCTGACLNDWRCYGVAVSPPSSVPQVCDLLGVNTEIISSPGWKIYWNSEKVTYRGLYVNSNSGSPTDPLVSWYADCNNDPSGIQNGVIVAFWDNNFSEEPDIDYLKCLHVHDPELPLLDTTQAEMFSTREDLVCPPDHVVTALHDDNRYFHNMDFFKCVHLMQPWTVNNATCKQITSTPSLDDGPIDDFSQWNFECPNLGQGYSVVVGVFTMDIDIRLTCCSLIQAL; this is encoded by the exons ATGTCTAGGAATATTGTATTCTTGTCCTTTCAAGTCACGGTTTTCTGGTGTCTCATTACTTCTGGCACACAAATACgaaataaaatgttctttaagAAAATCGAAGATATGCGAGGATTAATGTCCACTACACTGACAACTGACCGAACCACGCCTATTGGTTGTACTGGAGCTTGTCTAAACGACTGGCGATGCTATGGAGTAGCAGTAAGCCCTCCCTCCTCTGTACCTCAGGTGTGTGACTTATTGGGGGTAAACACAGAGATTATTTCCAGTCCTGGTTGGAAAATTTATTGG AATAGCGAAAAGGTAACATACAGAGGTCTTTACGTGAACTCAAACTCTGGTAGTCCTACTGACCCACTGGTTTCATGGTATGCAGACTGCAATAACGACCCTAGTGGAATACAGAATGGTGTCATTGTTGCATTTTG GGATAACAACTTTTCGGAAGAACCTGATATAGATTACTTGAAATGTCTCCACGTTCACGACCCTGAATTACCTTTATTAGACACAACACAAGCAGAAATGTTTTCAACAAGAGAAGACTTAGTTTGTCCACCTGATCACGTGGTCACTG CCCTCCACGATGATAATAGGTACTTCCACAACATGGACTTTTTCAAGTGTGTCCACCTGATGCAACCTTGGACAGTGAACAATGCGACTTGTAAGCAGATCACAAGCACACCGAGTTTAGACGATGGACCGATTGACGATTTCAGCCAGTGGAACTTTGAATGTCCAAATCTTGGCCAGGGTTATTCAGTAGTAGTTGGCGTGTTTACAATGGATATAGACATACGTTTAACGTGTTGTAGTTTGATTCAAGCATTATAA